In one window of Polynucleobacter sp. AM-7D1 DNA:
- a CDS encoding RidA family protein: protein MTNHISDRLKTLGIDLPPPGPPAAAYVMAATTGNTVFLSGHIAKKDGKPWVGKLGLDMDTETGKAAAKSIAIDLISTLQNHLGSLDKVKRIVKVMGLVNSTSQFTEQHLVVNGCSELLFEVFGDAGKHARSAFGVAQIPLGACVEIELIAEI from the coding sequence ATGACAAATCACATTAGCGATCGCCTGAAAACCCTAGGTATTGATTTACCGCCGCCCGGACCCCCTGCTGCTGCCTATGTCATGGCTGCAACGACTGGTAACACCGTTTTTCTATCCGGACATATTGCCAAGAAAGATGGCAAGCCCTGGGTTGGTAAGCTGGGTTTAGATATGGATACGGAGACTGGTAAAGCAGCAGCTAAGTCAATTGCGATTGATTTAATTTCAACATTACAAAATCACTTAGGCTCTCTTGATAAAGTGAAACGCATTGTGAAAGTCATGGGTCTTGTGAATTCCACCTCTCAATTTACTGAGCAACACTTGGTTGTGAATGGTTGCTCGGAATTACTCTTTGAGGTGTTTGGTGATGCAGGTAAACATGCTCGTAGCGCATTTGGTGTCGCGCAAATCCCTCTAGGCGCTTGCGTTGAAATTGAGTTGATTGCTGAGATTTAA
- the meaB gene encoding methylmalonyl Co-A mutase-associated GTPase MeaB, producing MLNEVDQALVNDLTGAPSSAQRRALAKIITLLESTRMDHRKRADEVLNTLLPKTGKSFRVGISGVPGVGKSTLIETLGLYLIEKGHRVAVLAIDPSSSLSGGSILGDKTRMERLSVLDNAFIRPSPSSCTLGGVAEKTREAMLVAEAAGFDIVIVETVGVGQSEIAVSGMTDMFLLLQLPNAGDDLQAIKKGVMEIADLIVINKVDIDPDAAMRAQLFITSSLRLLGFQGNPDHASHNQEYWHPQVMTLSALEGNGVPELWEKILHFQKLQNANGQLQSRRKQQAGAWMWDRIDAGLKNAFQNHPAVQALLPGLSAEVNQGTMAASVAARRLLEAMGHEFF from the coding sequence ATGCTCAATGAAGTTGACCAAGCCTTGGTGAATGATCTCACCGGTGCGCCTTCATCGGCGCAGCGTCGAGCCTTGGCGAAGATCATCACTTTGCTTGAGTCCACTCGCATGGATCATCGCAAACGCGCTGATGAGGTGCTCAACACCTTATTGCCAAAGACCGGCAAATCATTTCGTGTGGGTATCTCAGGCGTGCCAGGCGTTGGTAAGTCCACATTAATTGAGACTTTGGGTTTGTATCTCATTGAAAAAGGACATCGCGTTGCCGTTCTGGCTATTGATCCCTCTTCAAGTCTATCTGGTGGTTCTATTTTGGGCGACAAGACTCGTATGGAGAGATTGTCAGTTTTAGATAATGCATTTATTCGGCCGAGCCCCTCATCCTGCACTTTAGGTGGCGTAGCTGAGAAAACACGAGAGGCCATGTTGGTTGCTGAGGCAGCAGGATTTGACATTGTGATTGTTGAAACTGTAGGTGTGGGTCAAAGCGAAATTGCAGTTTCCGGTATGACGGACATGTTTTTGCTACTGCAGTTGCCTAATGCTGGAGACGATCTTCAGGCGATTAAAAAAGGTGTCATGGAAATTGCTGATCTGATTGTGATCAATAAGGTAGATATTGATCCAGATGCAGCAATGCGGGCTCAATTATTTATCACCAGCTCCTTGCGTCTTTTAGGCTTCCAGGGCAACCCCGATCATGCTTCGCATAATCAAGAGTATTGGCACCCTCAGGTCATGACCCTAAGCGCCTTAGAAGGCAATGGCGTGCCTGAGTTGTGGGAAAAAATTCTACATTTTCAGAAACTGCAAAACGCCAATGGCCAGCTACAGTCACGCCGTAAGCAACAGGCAGGCGCCTGGATGTGGGATCGAATTGATGCAGGCCTCAAGAATGCCTTTCAGAATCACCCAGCAGTACAAGCACTATTACCCGGTCTGAGTGCCGAGGTAAATCAAGGAACCATGGCCGCTTCTGTTGCTGCGAGGCGTTTACTCGAAGCAATGGGACACGAATTTTTCTAA
- a CDS encoding acyl-CoA carboxylase subunit beta has protein sequence MKEIIQQLEAKRELARLGGGQKRIAAQHSKGKLTARERIELLLDAGTFEEWDMFVEHRCHDFGMADQTVPGDGVVTGYGMINGRLVFVFSQDFTVLGGSLSEAHAEKICKIMDQALKVGAPVIGLNDSGGARIQEGVASLGGYAEIFQRNVTASGVIPQISLIMGPSAGGAVYSPALTDFIFMVKDSSYMFVTGPEVVKTVTHEDVTAEELGGAITHSTISGVCDLAFDNDVDAIMMLRRFFNYLPLSNREKPPTINGAQRTEEPDFSLDTLVPSNPNQPYDMKELIEKIVDDGEFFELQPDYAKNILIGFARMEGRSIGIVANQPLVLAGCLDIKASIKAARFVRFCDAFNIPVVTLVDVPGFMPGTSQEYGGIIKHGAKLLYAYADCTVPKVTLITRKAYGGAYDVMASKHLRGDVNFAWPSAEIAVMGPKGAVEIIFREEKSDPAKIAAREAEYKAKFANPFVAGRRGYIDDVILPHETRKRISRSLAMLKDKELTNPPRKHGNIPL, from the coding sequence ATGAAGGAAATCATTCAACAGCTTGAAGCAAAGCGCGAACTTGCCAGATTAGGTGGTGGGCAAAAGCGTATTGCTGCTCAACATTCCAAAGGCAAATTAACTGCACGTGAGCGTATTGAGCTCTTGTTAGATGCAGGTACCTTTGAAGAGTGGGATATGTTTGTTGAGCATCGTTGCCATGACTTTGGTATGGCCGATCAAACTGTTCCAGGTGACGGTGTTGTCACTGGTTATGGCATGATCAATGGTCGCTTGGTTTTCGTATTCTCACAAGACTTTACTGTCTTGGGTGGCTCTCTTTCGGAAGCGCATGCAGAGAAGATTTGCAAGATCATGGATCAAGCACTCAAAGTGGGTGCTCCTGTGATTGGCTTAAATGATTCTGGTGGTGCGCGTATTCAGGAGGGTGTTGCCTCGTTGGGCGGCTATGCTGAGATTTTCCAGCGTAATGTGACTGCTTCTGGAGTCATTCCGCAAATCTCTTTAATTATGGGGCCATCGGCTGGCGGTGCCGTGTATTCACCAGCGCTAACGGATTTCATCTTCATGGTGAAAGACAGTTCTTACATGTTCGTTACTGGCCCTGAAGTGGTAAAGACTGTGACCCATGAGGATGTCACCGCTGAAGAGTTGGGTGGCGCTATTACACATTCGACTATTTCAGGTGTTTGTGACTTAGCTTTTGATAATGATGTTGACGCCATCATGATGCTACGTCGTTTCTTTAACTATCTCCCCTTATCGAATCGTGAAAAGCCGCCAACTATCAATGGCGCACAACGCACTGAAGAGCCTGATTTCTCTCTCGATACATTGGTACCAAGCAATCCAAATCAACCTTACGATATGAAAGAGTTAATCGAGAAGATTGTTGATGATGGTGAGTTTTTTGAATTACAGCCTGATTATGCAAAGAATATCTTGATCGGTTTTGCGCGCATGGAAGGTCGCTCTATTGGTATCGTTGCTAACCAGCCTTTAGTGCTGGCTGGCTGCTTAGATATCAAAGCATCTATTAAAGCAGCTCGCTTTGTTCGATTCTGCGATGCCTTTAATATTCCGGTTGTGACTTTGGTGGACGTGCCTGGATTTATGCCTGGTACATCACAAGAATATGGTGGCATTATTAAACACGGTGCTAAGTTGCTCTACGCCTATGCTGACTGCACGGTACCGAAGGTCACTCTGATTACCCGTAAAGCTTACGGCGGTGCTTATGACGTGATGGCCTCCAAACACTTACGTGGCGACGTTAATTTTGCTTGGCCTTCAGCTGAAATTGCAGTGATGGGACCAAAAGGTGCTGTGGAAATTATCTTCCGTGAGGAAAAATCGGATCCAGCAAAAATTGCAGCTCGCGAAGCTGAATACAAAGCGAAGTTTGCAAATCCATTTGTAGCGGGGCGACGTGGCTATATTGATGATGTTATCTTGCCTCATGAGACGCGTAAGCGTATCTCACGTTCTTTGGCAATGCTTAAAGACAAAGAGCTGACAAACCCACCGCGTAAACACGGCAATATTCCTCTCTAA
- a CDS encoding VWA domain-containing protein produces the protein MLIQFFLKLKEAKVPVSVREFLTLLEALRGGVINPSIDEFYQLARITLVKDEQHFDRFDQVFGSYFNGVEQIIALAPDIPLDWLEKKLQRVLSEEEKAALKKLGGPEELQKRLQELLKEQKEWHGGGNKWIGAGGSSPFGHSGYHPEGIRIGGESAGNRTAIKVWEAREFKDYDSDLSLGTRNIKMALRRLRRFAREGSSLELDLDKTIHSTAANAGMLDIQMRPERHNQVKVLLLMDVGGSMDDHIQRISELFTAVKTEFKHLEYYYFHNCVYEHLWQSNRRRRDQVSATQDIINKYGPDYKLIFIGDATMSPYEILSPNGAVEYNNRETGASWINRLIDHFPHFAWLNPEPESVWQYRQSIDIMKGLMKDRMYPVTLNGLENAMRQLSK, from the coding sequence ATGCTGATTCAATTTTTTCTCAAGCTCAAAGAGGCTAAGGTACCTGTTTCAGTTCGAGAATTTTTAACGCTTCTTGAGGCTTTAAGAGGCGGCGTCATTAATCCTTCGATTGATGAGTTTTACCAACTAGCGCGCATAACATTGGTAAAGGATGAGCAGCACTTTGATCGCTTTGATCAAGTCTTCGGCTCTTACTTCAATGGTGTAGAGCAAATCATTGCATTAGCTCCAGATATTCCGCTGGACTGGCTTGAGAAAAAACTACAACGCGTATTGAGCGAAGAAGAAAAAGCAGCACTTAAGAAATTAGGTGGCCCTGAAGAACTACAAAAGCGCCTTCAAGAGCTTCTGAAAGAACAGAAAGAGTGGCATGGTGGCGGCAATAAATGGATTGGTGCAGGAGGTTCATCACCTTTTGGTCACAGTGGCTATCACCCAGAAGGCATTCGTATTGGCGGCGAAAGTGCTGGCAATCGAACTGCTATTAAAGTCTGGGAAGCGCGAGAATTTAAGGATTACGACAGCGACCTCAGTCTAGGTACGCGCAATATCAAAATGGCATTGCGCCGCTTACGTCGTTTTGCTAGAGAAGGCTCTAGCCTTGAGTTAGATCTAGATAAAACCATTCATTCCACAGCTGCAAATGCAGGCATGCTCGATATTCAAATGCGGCCCGAACGCCATAACCAAGTCAAAGTATTGTTGCTAATGGATGTTGGCGGATCTATGGATGATCATATTCAACGCATCTCTGAATTGTTCACCGCTGTCAAAACTGAATTTAAGCACTTGGAGTATTACTACTTCCATAATTGCGTCTATGAGCATCTCTGGCAGAGCAATCGCCGCAGACGCGATCAGGTCAGCGCTACACAAGACATCATTAATAAATATGGTCCGGACTACAAGCTCATTTTTATCGGGGATGCCACCATGTCCCCTTATGAGATTCTGAGTCCAAATGGTGCAGTGGAATATAACAACCGAGAAACGGGTGCATCGTGGATTAATCGCCTCATTGATCACTTTCCCCACTTTGCATGGCTTAATCCTGAGCCTGAATCAGTTTGGCAGTATCGACAATCAATCGACATCATGAAGGGCTTAATGAAGGACCGCATGTATCCCGTTACATTAAATGGTCTTGAAAATGCCATGCGTCAACTTTCCAAGTAA
- a CDS encoding cytochrome c: protein MKKHLILSQLTLCAAFAFAGFSAQAQDVKGSAQAGQGKVWLCIGCHSIPDYRADYPLVYRVPMLGGQNAAYISSSLAAYKKGERKHPTMRSIAASLSDQDMADLGEYYAAQTASSPNNPLK from the coding sequence ATGAAAAAACACCTCATTCTTTCCCAATTGACCCTCTGCGCTGCTTTTGCTTTTGCTGGATTTTCTGCCCAGGCTCAAGATGTCAAAGGTTCTGCCCAAGCTGGACAAGGCAAGGTTTGGCTTTGCATTGGTTGCCACTCTATCCCAGACTACCGTGCTGACTATCCATTGGTTTACAGAGTTCCAATGTTAGGTGGCCAAAATGCTGCTTACATTTCTAGCTCTTTAGCTGCCTACAAAAAAGGCGAAAGAAAGCATCCAACGATGCGTTCTATTGCTGCCAGCTTGTCTGATCAAGACATGGCTGACCTTGGCGAATACTATGCTGCGCAAACTGCCAGCTCACCAAATAACCCATTGAAGTGA
- a CDS encoding MoxR family ATPase: MTKTKSRFNGSKSYVATDDLKLAVNAAFQLQRPLLIKGEPGTGKTMLAEEVAAALNMPLMQWHIKSTTKAQQGLYEYDAVSRLRDSQLGEEKVNDIRNYIVKGVLWQAFEADEPVVLLIDEIDKADIEFPNDLLREIDRMEFYVYETRELIKAKHRPLVIITSNNEKELPDAFLRRCFFHYISFPDAATMQSIVDVHHPNIKQELLEAALKSFYQIRSLPGLKKKPSTSELIDWLKLLLAEDIPADALYSSEEKITIPPLHGALLKNEQDIHLFERLVMMNRNHR, translated from the coding sequence ATGACAAAGACCAAATCCCGTTTTAATGGCTCCAAAAGCTATGTTGCTACCGATGACTTGAAATTGGCGGTAAATGCCGCTTTTCAACTTCAGCGACCCCTCTTGATTAAGGGTGAGCCAGGGACAGGCAAAACCATGTTGGCCGAGGAAGTCGCTGCAGCCCTAAATATGCCGCTCATGCAATGGCATATTAAATCCACCACAAAGGCTCAACAGGGCTTATATGAATACGATGCTGTTAGCCGACTAAGGGACTCTCAGCTTGGCGAAGAGAAAGTAAACGACATTCGTAACTACATTGTGAAAGGGGTTCTTTGGCAGGCGTTTGAAGCGGATGAACCTGTCGTTCTCCTGATTGACGAAATAGATAAAGCAGATATTGAGTTTCCCAATGACCTCCTGAGGGAGATTGATCGCATGGAATTCTATGTATATGAAACCCGTGAACTCATTAAGGCCAAGCACCGCCCTCTTGTCATCATCACTTCAAATAATGAAAAAGAATTACCCGATGCATTTTTGCGTCGCTGCTTTTTTCATTACATCTCATTTCCAGATGCTGCAACTATGCAAAGCATTGTTGATGTGCATCACCCCAATATCAAACAAGAATTGCTTGAGGCAGCCCTTAAATCTTTTTACCAGATCCGCTCATTACCAGGCTTAAAGAAGAAACCCTCAACCTCAGAGCTTATTGACTGGTTAAAACTTCTGCTGGCAGAGGACATTCCAGCAGATGCGCTCTATAGCAGTGAAGAGAAAATTACGATTCCACCGCTACATGGTGCTCTCCTCAAAAATGAGCAAGATATTCATCTATTCGAGCGACTCGTGATGATGAACCGGAATCACCGCTAG
- a CDS encoding XdhC family protein produces MNSTDLSVLKAAVDWLKSDHPVAIATVAQTWGSAPRPIGSWLAIRGDGQVTGSVSGGCVEDDLIRRVQTEILTKDLPEMVIYGVSQQEAARFGLPCGGTLRLLVEPKPELAILESILTSISNHQITSRTVDLSTGKSTLEAGDRNEAFICDDRLMKTTYGPRWRMVIIGAGQLSLYTADFALASDFEVIVIDPREEYAEGINREHIQFIKGMPDDVLLEIGVDSHTAVVALTHDPKLDDMALMEALKSPAFYVGALGSRINTQKRKARLLEFDVTQEQVERLHGPVGLFIGALTPPEIAVSILAEVISVKYGLPIPKKV; encoded by the coding sequence ATGAACAGCACCGATTTAAGCGTATTAAAAGCTGCCGTTGATTGGCTCAAATCCGACCATCCTGTCGCCATCGCTACAGTTGCTCAAACATGGGGCTCTGCTCCAAGACCCATAGGCTCTTGGTTGGCTATTCGTGGCGATGGACAAGTTACTGGATCGGTCTCTGGCGGGTGTGTAGAAGATGACTTGATTCGCCGTGTCCAAACTGAAATCCTCACAAAGGATTTGCCTGAAATGGTGATCTACGGGGTTAGCCAACAAGAAGCCGCCCGCTTTGGCCTACCCTGTGGTGGAACGCTACGCTTATTGGTAGAACCAAAACCGGAATTAGCGATTCTGGAATCCATTCTGACGTCCATCTCTAATCACCAAATCACTTCGCGCACGGTTGATCTCTCAACAGGAAAATCAACGCTAGAGGCTGGTGATCGTAATGAGGCGTTCATCTGTGATGATCGACTGATGAAAACTACTTACGGTCCACGCTGGCGCATGGTCATCATTGGCGCAGGCCAACTCTCGCTTTATACCGCTGATTTTGCGCTCGCCTCTGACTTTGAAGTCATTGTGATTGATCCACGTGAGGAGTATGCAGAAGGAATTAATCGCGAGCACATTCAATTTATCAAGGGCATGCCGGATGACGTCCTGCTAGAAATCGGGGTTGACTCTCATACAGCTGTAGTTGCTCTAACTCATGATCCGAAGCTGGATGACATGGCCTTAATGGAGGCATTAAAGTCTCCCGCTTTTTATGTTGGTGCGCTGGGTAGCAGAATCAATACTCAGAAACGTAAAGCCCGCTTGCTCGAGTTTGATGTGACACAGGAACAAGTTGAACGCCTCCATGGTCCTGTTGGCCTATTTATTGGCGCCTTAACTCCACCAGAAATCGCTGTATCCATTTTGGCTGAAGTGATTTCAGTTAAGTACGGCCTACCAATCCCCAAGAAAGTCTGA
- a CDS encoding cytochrome c, producing MKFALITAILLSSIGIAHAASADKGKALVEKANCASCHGAGLNAPILPAYPKLAGQYPDYLYYALRAYQVGGNNAQFGRNNAVMSSQVQSFSDADLQDMAAYISKLPGNFVIKK from the coding sequence ATGAAATTCGCACTAATTACCGCCATTTTGTTATCCAGTATTGGCATTGCTCACGCGGCTAGCGCTGATAAAGGCAAAGCCCTAGTTGAGAAGGCCAACTGCGCCTCTTGTCACGGTGCCGGCCTGAATGCACCAATCTTGCCTGCTTACCCAAAGTTAGCCGGTCAGTACCCTGATTACCTTTACTACGCTTTGCGTGCTTATCAAGTTGGCGGCAATAATGCTCAATTTGGTCGCAATAACGCTGTAATGTCTTCACAAGTACAGTCATTTTCAGATGCAGACCTTCAAGATATGGCTGCCTATATTTCCAAATTACCTGGAAATTTCGTAATTAAGAAGTAA
- the scpA gene encoding methylmalonyl-CoA mutase: MSASEKKSATNTSNTWPNVPDSNLDAWKKSAQKSAPNGDVDKLGWQTPDGIHLKALYTAEDTEGLQYTHSLPGFEPFVRGPQATMYSVRPWTIRQYAGFSTAEESNAFYRKALDAGGQGVSVAFDLATHRGYDSDHPRVTGDVGKAGVAIDSVEDMKILFDGIPLDKVSVSMTMNGAVLPVLAGYIVAGEEQGVKQELLSGTIQNDILKEFMVRNTYIYPPEPSMRIIGDIIEYTAKHMPKFNSISISGYHMQEAGANQVLELAFTLADGKEYVKTALAKGLDVDGFAGRLSFFFAIGMNFYLEVAKLRAARLLWWRIMKSFEPKNPKSLMLRTHCQTSGWSLTEQDPYNNVVRTTVEAMAAVFGGTQSLHTNSFDEAIALPSEFSSRIARNTQLILQEETHITSVIDPWAGSYMMENLTQEMADKAWEIIQEVDAMGGMTKAVESGWAKLKIEAAAAEKQAKIDSGSDVIVGVNKYKLGKEDLVDVLMIDNDKVRESQVARLKDIRAKRDSKKVEAALEALTKAAEENTGNLLELAVQAIRLRATVGEVSDALEKVYGRHRADTQKVTGVYAAAYDSAEGWEKLKVEIADFAKDFGRRPRVMIAKLGQDGHDRGAKVVATAFADLGFDVDIGPLFQTPEECARQAIENDVHALGISTLAAGHKTLVPAIIAELKKQGADDIIVFVGGVIPRQDYDFLYEAGVKGIYGPGTPIPASAKDVLEQIRKSVKPD, translated from the coding sequence ATGAGTGCGAGTGAAAAAAAGTCAGCAACGAACACATCTAATACTTGGCCAAATGTGCCGGACAGTAATTTAGATGCTTGGAAAAAATCAGCCCAAAAGTCAGCGCCGAATGGTGATGTCGATAAATTAGGTTGGCAAACTCCAGACGGGATACATCTCAAGGCCTTGTATACCGCTGAAGATACCGAAGGACTTCAGTACACACATTCCTTGCCTGGTTTCGAGCCATTTGTTCGTGGACCTCAGGCAACAATGTACTCAGTGCGCCCTTGGACAATTCGTCAATACGCCGGCTTTTCAACTGCAGAAGAATCTAATGCGTTTTATCGCAAAGCGCTGGATGCGGGTGGTCAAGGTGTTTCTGTAGCTTTCGACTTAGCAACCCATCGTGGCTACGACTCTGATCATCCTCGGGTAACTGGTGATGTTGGTAAGGCTGGTGTAGCCATTGATTCAGTGGAGGATATGAAGATCTTGTTTGATGGCATTCCATTGGACAAGGTATCAGTGTCGATGACAATGAATGGCGCTGTATTGCCGGTATTGGCTGGTTACATTGTTGCTGGTGAAGAGCAAGGCGTTAAGCAAGAATTATTATCAGGCACGATTCAGAATGACATTCTTAAAGAGTTCATGGTGCGCAACACTTATATCTACCCACCAGAGCCCTCAATGCGCATCATCGGTGACATTATTGAATACACCGCGAAGCACATGCCGAAATTTAACTCAATCTCTATCTCGGGTTATCACATGCAAGAGGCGGGTGCAAACCAAGTTCTCGAACTCGCTTTCACATTGGCTGATGGTAAAGAGTATGTCAAAACTGCTCTGGCTAAGGGCTTGGATGTTGATGGCTTTGCGGGTCGACTTTCATTCTTCTTTGCTATTGGCATGAACTTCTATTTAGAGGTCGCCAAGTTACGTGCTGCTCGTCTCTTGTGGTGGCGCATTATGAAGTCCTTTGAGCCAAAGAATCCAAAGTCCTTGATGTTGCGTACACATTGCCAAACATCGGGATGGTCTTTAACAGAACAGGACCCATATAACAACGTGGTTCGTACAACAGTTGAAGCTATGGCCGCAGTTTTTGGTGGTACACAATCTTTACATACGAATTCATTTGATGAAGCGATTGCTTTGCCATCTGAATTCTCAAGCCGTATTGCTCGCAATACCCAGTTAATTCTGCAAGAAGAGACCCATATCACTAGTGTGATCGATCCCTGGGCTGGTTCTTACATGATGGAGAATCTCACCCAAGAGATGGCTGATAAGGCCTGGGAAATCATTCAAGAAGTTGATGCCATGGGTGGTATGACTAAGGCAGTCGAGAGTGGTTGGGCTAAGCTGAAGATTGAAGCTGCAGCTGCTGAGAAACAAGCCAAAATCGATTCCGGTTCCGATGTCATTGTTGGCGTGAATAAATATAAGCTCGGCAAAGAAGACTTGGTTGACGTCTTGATGATTGACAACGACAAAGTCCGTGAAAGTCAGGTTGCACGCTTAAAAGACATCAGAGCTAAGCGTGATTCCAAAAAAGTGGAGGCCGCATTAGAGGCATTAACCAAAGCTGCAGAAGAAAATACCGGTAACTTATTAGAGTTGGCCGTGCAGGCAATTCGTTTGCGGGCAACGGTTGGTGAAGTTTCTGATGCGTTAGAAAAAGTTTACGGGCGCCATCGCGCCGATACTCAAAAGGTGACCGGTGTGTATGCAGCTGCTTACGACTCAGCAGAAGGCTGGGAAAAATTGAAAGTTGAGATTGCGGATTTTGCAAAAGACTTTGGTCGTCGCCCACGTGTGATGATTGCCAAGCTTGGACAAGATGGTCATGATCGCGGTGCCAAAGTTGTTGCAACTGCATTTGCTGACTTAGGTTTTGACGTCGATATTGGCCCCTTGTTCCAAACGCCAGAAGAGTGCGCTCGTCAGGCGATTGAGAATGACGTTCACGCTTTAGGCATCTCTACTCTTGCAGCAGGACATAAAACTTTAGTGCCAGCAATTATTGCTGAGCTGAAGAAGCAGGGTGCTGACGACATTATTGTCTTCGTTGGCGGCGTCATTCCAAGACAGGATTACGACTTCTTATATGAGGCTGGCGTAAAAGGTATTTATGGCCCAGGCACTCCAATTCCGGCTTCGGCAAAGGATGTGCTTGAGCAGATTCGTAAATCTGTAAAGCCTGATTAA
- a CDS encoding GntR family transcriptional regulator, with protein sequence MNTKLINRPLYEDVAERLREQIFSHELAPGSWLDEQSLAMAFGISRTPMREAIKVLASEGLVTTKMNKGAYVTEVDRRDLEQIFTVLSLLEGQAAKETAIKASEAQLTQLDNIHHRLEKAAADRDLEQFFEINVKFHELIQEIAGNKWMNGVIDDLRKVLKLQRRDSLSRSGRLLSSLVEHREILQAILKRDPLAAEQAMRKHLARGLEATK encoded by the coding sequence ATGAATACAAAACTAATTAATCGACCCTTATACGAAGACGTTGCTGAACGACTGCGTGAGCAAATCTTTTCCCATGAATTAGCCCCAGGGAGCTGGCTAGATGAACAAAGCCTGGCGATGGCCTTTGGAATCAGCAGAACCCCAATGCGCGAGGCAATCAAAGTACTTGCCTCTGAAGGCCTAGTGACTACCAAAATGAATAAAGGCGCCTATGTCACCGAGGTAGATAGGCGCGATCTTGAGCAAATCTTTACCGTTCTCTCCCTCCTTGAGGGTCAAGCAGCCAAAGAGACTGCTATTAAGGCCTCAGAGGCCCAACTAACTCAACTCGATAACATTCATCACCGCCTAGAAAAGGCGGCTGCAGACCGAGATTTGGAGCAGTTCTTTGAAATTAACGTCAAATTTCATGAGTTAATCCAAGAAATTGCTGGTAATAAATGGATGAATGGCGTCATAGATGACTTACGCAAAGTGCTGAAATTGCAAAGACGAGATTCTCTCAGTAGAAGTGGAAGACTATTGAGCTCCCTTGTAGAACATCGAGAGATTCTGCAGGCAATCCTCAAAAGAGATCCTCTCGCTGCAGAGCAAGCCATGCGCAAGCATCTGGCTAGAGGTCTTGAAGCAACTAAATAA
- a CDS encoding NTP transferase domain-containing protein: MTSSSPSTQTSPLRLAVLLLAAGEGSRLGTYPKALLCKDGQTLLQRFSSAIQEFSPIEYLVVTGFHAEAIHSELTKLNALLACPIKAIQNPIPERGQPSSVRLGLESLHGNFDVLLIALSDQPEVGAKEVQELLDEYDKRESGQEIILPVVKGRRGNPVLFSRKAVMDVLASPDMVCRKYMDIHPDLVRLMATSNEAFITDVDTPEDIHRHNLSLLSF, from the coding sequence ATGACAAGTTCTAGCCCATCCACTCAAACCTCGCCATTACGCTTAGCTGTGCTGTTATTGGCAGCAGGTGAGGGTAGTCGGCTAGGTACCTACCCTAAAGCCTTGCTTTGTAAAGATGGTCAGACTCTTTTGCAGCGCTTTTCGAGTGCAATCCAAGAATTTAGTCCAATTGAGTATCTAGTGGTGACAGGCTTTCATGCGGAGGCGATCCATTCGGAGCTTACTAAGTTGAATGCCTTGCTAGCTTGCCCCATTAAGGCTATTCAAAATCCTATCCCTGAAAGAGGTCAACCCTCATCTGTTCGCCTAGGACTTGAATCTCTCCATGGAAACTTTGACGTTTTGTTAATTGCACTATCCGATCAGCCAGAAGTGGGGGCAAAGGAAGTTCAAGAGTTATTGGATGAGTATGACAAGCGTGAGAGTGGTCAAGAAATCATTCTCCCAGTGGTAAAAGGGAGGCGTGGCAACCCCGTTCTATTTTCACGTAAAGCAGTAATGGATGTGTTAGCAAGTCCAGACATGGTTTGCCGAAAATATATGGATATCCATCCTGACCTCGTCAGACTGATGGCCACAAGTAATGAAGCATTCATAACGGATGTCGACACGCCGGAAGACATCCATCGGCACAATTTGAGTCTATTGAGTTTTTAA